CTGTGTTGGGACGATTCTTCACACAGCGGCGGATCTCCTACAGACCACTCAACCTCCATCCATAGCCCAGAATATCTTCTGGCAACATCTCATTATTTCTTTCCCGGTATCGAGCACCTGAATACTGAAGGCCCAAGCTAGGGACCAAGTTATTAACCCCCGGCGCTACTTCGACAGGAATCGATATAACCGCGTCCCCTTCATAATTAACGTTTGCACTATAATTTGCAGTTCCTGGTGTATCTGCAATTGCAAGACTGACCGCCGGCTCGATCCCCTCGAGATTGTGTACATCAATCCAATCACTTGTAGTCCATCCAGAGCACTCAGGGCCATTACAGGCACGGACTCTGTAGCGATATTTATCTTCTATGTCTCCGCGAGCTGAATAAGTCCGCTCCTCTAGATTACCTGAGACCACTTTCCAGCAACTATTTCCACAGTTTGTGTCTGGGTCATTGCGACGCTCACGCTGTAACTCAAAAGAGGTCCATGTAAGGCTTGGTTCACTCCAACTGAGATCGTAATCACCAAACTCACTGTCACTAGGGAAAGAAGTAAATTTCGGTGCGTCTGGTGCGGGCAACGGCACATTGACCATCACAACTTTACGGCTATCACTGGGAGTCCAACCACTACAACCATGGTCATTACAGGCCCGAGCCATAAAACGATATTCGCCACTGGGATCACTGGAGTTGAGTGTAACCTCCATAGAGGTTGCTGTACCCAAGTTGGAACTACCGCACTTAGCTTAGGTGTAACTCCCTCCATTGATACTGCACCGAAGCTCATAACGTGTTACCGCATCGAATGAGCCGGTAACTTCAGACCATACTACCTTAAAACTACTACTCTGGGTCCCGTGGTCAGGTTGCGTAAAGTTCCGCACAGTATCAGGCTGTCGACTCACAGTCACTGAAGAGGAATTTCTCCAGCCACTGTAAGTGACATAGGAACCGCCCTTTGCATAGGCCCTAACACGGTACTTATAAGTTCCATTAGTTAGCGGAGTACTTCCAGACGCCGGAACAGGCGTCGGCCCAGTGGCTGTGCTTGCACTAGAGTAAACTTGTGTCCAACCTGAGCAGGAATCTTTACATTGTTGTATCTGATAGCCCGTAACAGCATAACCCGAACCAGGTGCTGACCAATCGACGCTTATGCGCCCCTCACGGTCGACAGTGCCACTTGTTATATCCTTAAGGACAATGCTAGCCGGCGTATTCGGTGTACGGGCAACATTGACCCGGCGTTCGTTAGAAAAAGCCCCACAGCCGGTACTATTACAGGCTCGGACTTTGAAATCCCATGCTCCTGTAGATAAACCTGAAATCTTGGTGGAACTTGCCCCAA
The DNA window shown above is from Microbulbifer variabilis and carries:
- a CDS encoding fibronectin type III domain-containing protein; translation: MMKRISFFSCLFLILFAEFATAGVWASTTNSNGKHTIRWSTNSSAEYYGVSVHKGSKSIGTYNVNGTSRSFTHTENGDYRYQVVAFSGDIWNPIIGEWVPGSGTALGSVTVTVKLQAPPKLGNLTAPTNSSNGSFTLSWPVPSGIVSRYEVYRQINNGAWSPLNGIGASSTKISGLSTGAWDFKVRACNSTGCGAFSNERRVNVARTPNTPASIVLKDITSGTVDREGRISVDWSAPGSGYAVTGYQIQQCKDSCSGWTQVYSSASTATGPTPVPASGSTPLTNGTYKYRVRAYAKGGSYVTYSGWRNSSSVTVSRQPDTVRNFTQPDHGTQSSSFKVVWSEVTGSFDAVTRYELRCSINGGSYT